In Curtobacterium sp. TC1, the following proteins share a genomic window:
- a CDS encoding ABC transporter permease: protein MVDQARMTALAKEPLVVIGAPTSAFRGTWRELRDVFRQREMLGMLVRRDLKARYKDSALGFVWTLVRPLTQLLIYYFVIGKVLGAANGIDNFAIYVFTGLTAYTLFSEIVAGSTGSIVGNSGLIKKVYVPREVFPLASVGAALVNFTIQFAILLAATVVIGVFPFHEGLVYLIPSLAVILVYGAAIGLVLSALNVYLRDVQFVIDVGLMVLLWASPIVYSYSRVVATVNTDWLITAYTNNPLTLSVLGMQNAIWLHDPADVTYPDHLMLRLGIAFVIGVLCLLGAQRVFSRLQGNFAQEL from the coding sequence ATGGTCGATCAAGCCCGCATGACGGCGCTCGCGAAGGAACCCCTCGTCGTGATCGGCGCTCCGACGAGCGCCTTCCGCGGAACCTGGCGGGAGCTGCGCGACGTCTTCCGGCAGCGCGAGATGCTCGGGATGCTCGTCCGACGCGACCTGAAGGCGCGGTACAAGGACTCGGCACTCGGGTTCGTGTGGACGCTCGTGCGCCCGCTGACCCAGCTGCTCATCTACTACTTCGTCATCGGCAAGGTCCTCGGTGCCGCCAACGGCATCGACAACTTCGCGATCTACGTCTTCACCGGCCTGACCGCTTACACGCTCTTCAGCGAGATCGTCGCCGGGTCGACCGGCTCGATCGTCGGCAACTCCGGACTGATCAAGAAGGTCTACGTCCCCCGCGAGGTCTTCCCGCTCGCCAGCGTGGGCGCGGCCCTGGTGAACTTCACGATCCAGTTCGCGATCCTGCTCGCCGCGACGGTGGTCATCGGCGTCTTCCCGTTCCACGAGGGTCTGGTCTACCTGATCCCCTCGCTCGCCGTGATCCTCGTCTACGGCGCGGCCATCGGTCTGGTGCTGTCCGCGCTCAACGTCTACCTGCGCGACGTCCAGTTCGTCATCGACGTCGGCCTGATGGTCCTGCTCTGGGCCTCGCCGATCGTGTACTCGTACTCGCGGGTGGTCGCCACCGTGAACACCGACTGGCTCATCACGGCCTACACGAACAACCCGCTGACGCTGTCCGTGCTCGGCATGCAGAACGCGATCTGGCTGCACGACCCGGCCGACGTCACGTACCCGGACCACCTGATGCTGCGCCTCGGCATCGCGTTCGTCATCGGTGTCCTCTGCCTCCTCGGCGCGCAGCGGGTGTTCTCCCGTCTGCAGGGCAACTTCGCGCAGGAGCTGTAG
- a CDS encoding ABC transporter ATP-binding protein, translating into MAISTPVAPTPTEGTAERPDVIVIDHVRKRFTVRKDNTLRERIVTLGRAGRKHRQDFWALDDVTVSIQAGSTVGLIGQNGSGKSTLLKAIGGIIQPTSGTVSRRGRLAALLELGAGFHPDLSGRENVYLNASLLGLSRKQTDEKFDDILAFSGIGDFIDTQVKFYSSGMYVRLAFAVAVHTDPDVLLVDEVLAVGDEAFQRKCLDRIRTFQEAGKTIIIVTHSLSQVQEMCDRVVLLNKGKVLHDGDPVQAVSMFREVLEERRQGELSTDVAVGRGKVIGASVHVDGKEPRAEVVPGDDLVVDMEFEHLDGIADWEAAVQINNAGGQVVYGTTTGIMGLELQPLHGRRKLRLRIADTAFGTGKYFINVSMMDSAGRHLHDMPECDSFEVPAFDNAVGTVYAQPSIEELD; encoded by the coding sequence ATGGCCATCAGCACCCCCGTCGCACCGACGCCCACCGAGGGTACTGCCGAGCGCCCGGACGTGATCGTCATCGACCACGTCCGCAAGCGCTTCACGGTCCGCAAGGACAACACCCTGCGCGAGCGCATCGTCACGCTCGGTCGTGCCGGCCGGAAGCACCGCCAGGATTTCTGGGCCCTCGACGACGTCACCGTGTCGATCCAGGCCGGCTCCACCGTCGGGCTGATCGGCCAGAACGGCTCCGGCAAGTCGACCCTGCTCAAGGCGATCGGCGGCATCATCCAGCCGACCTCCGGCACGGTGTCCCGCCGCGGTCGCCTCGCCGCGCTGCTCGAGCTCGGCGCCGGCTTCCACCCCGACCTGTCCGGGCGCGAGAACGTCTACCTCAACGCGTCGCTGCTCGGCCTGAGCCGCAAGCAGACCGACGAGAAGTTCGACGACATCCTGGCGTTCTCGGGGATCGGCGACTTCATCGACACCCAGGTGAAGTTCTACTCATCGGGCATGTACGTGCGACTCGCGTTCGCCGTCGCCGTGCACACCGACCCCGACGTCCTGCTCGTCGACGAAGTGCTGGCCGTCGGCGACGAGGCGTTCCAGCGCAAGTGCCTCGACCGCATCCGCACCTTCCAGGAGGCCGGCAAGACGATCATCATCGTCACGCACTCGCTCAGCCAGGTGCAGGAGATGTGCGACCGGGTGGTGCTGCTCAACAAGGGCAAGGTGCTGCACGACGGCGATCCCGTCCAGGCCGTGAGCATGTTCCGCGAGGTCCTCGAGGAACGCCGCCAGGGCGAGCTCAGCACCGACGTCGCCGTCGGCCGGGGCAAGGTCATCGGCGCGAGCGTGCACGTCGACGGCAAGGAGCCGCGCGCCGAGGTCGTGCCCGGCGACGACCTCGTCGTGGACATGGAGTTCGAGCACCTGGACGGCATCGCCGACTGGGAGGCCGCGGTGCAGATCAACAACGCCGGCGGCCAGGTCGTCTACGGCACCACCACCGGCATCATGGGCCTCGAGCTGCAGCCGCTGCACGGTCGCCGGAAGCTCCGCCTGCGGATCGCCGACACCGCGTTCGGCACCGGCAAGTACTTCATCAACGTGTCGATGATGGACTCGGCCGGCCGTCACCTGCACGACATGCCGGAGTGCGACTCGTTCGAGGTGCCCGCCTTCGACAACGCCGTCGGCACGGTCTACGCGCAGCCCTCGATCGAGGAGCTGGACTGA
- a CDS encoding glycosyltransferase family 2 protein codes for MRLVRGARLRQRRRHGLRAALDRGAGLSPTDDTLRTAVVVVNWERADLTTAAVRAVLAGGAADQVVVVDNGSSDDSVAVLRRDLPDVTVVAREHNDGFAAGANTGIRHTDADVVVLLNNDAVPAPGFVAALRDHLAQAGPEVAAVTGRIVLAGRWTGLPVGATPAPGQRVLQGHDGRLWTPSGDGEVRLNSTGVRVDRDGNGMDRDWFAPVDRVADVDVFGFSGGAAALRRSALDDVGLLDESLFMYYEDTELAWRLRRRGWRVEHAADAVVEHDHSASSGVQSDLFRFRNARNRMVVALWHAPWPTVLRASARTLFRGLRGMLSGTSRREARLVLAAFADVVGALPSHLARRLRESRRASVPRRSVDPGA; via the coding sequence GTGCGACTCGTTCGAGGTGCCCGCCTTCGACAACGCCGTCGGCACGGTCTACGCGCAGCCCTCGATCGAGGAGCTGGACTGAGCCCCACCGACGACACGCTCCGCACCGCGGTCGTCGTCGTCAACTGGGAACGCGCCGACCTGACGACCGCCGCCGTCCGCGCCGTGCTCGCCGGTGGTGCGGCCGACCAGGTGGTCGTCGTCGACAACGGCTCGTCGGACGACTCCGTCGCCGTGCTCCGCCGGGACCTGCCCGACGTCACCGTCGTCGCGCGGGAGCACAACGACGGGTTCGCGGCCGGCGCGAACACCGGCATCCGGCACACGGACGCCGACGTCGTCGTGCTCCTCAACAACGACGCGGTCCCCGCGCCGGGCTTCGTCGCGGCGCTCCGCGACCACCTGGCGCAGGCGGGGCCCGAGGTCGCGGCCGTGACGGGCCGCATCGTGCTCGCCGGACGCTGGACGGGCCTCCCGGTCGGTGCGACGCCCGCACCCGGCCAGCGCGTGCTGCAGGGCCACGACGGCCGCCTGTGGACGCCATCGGGCGACGGCGAGGTGCGCCTCAACTCGACCGGCGTGCGCGTCGACCGCGACGGCAACGGCATGGACCGCGACTGGTTCGCACCCGTCGACCGGGTCGCCGACGTCGACGTCTTCGGCTTCTCCGGCGGCGCCGCCGCGCTCCGGCGGAGCGCCCTCGACGACGTCGGCCTGCTCGACGAGTCGCTCTTCATGTACTACGAGGACACCGAGCTCGCGTGGCGGCTCCGCCGACGCGGCTGGCGCGTGGAACACGCCGCCGACGCCGTCGTCGAGCACGACCACTCGGCGTCGTCCGGCGTCCAGAGCGACCTGTTCCGCTTCCGCAACGCCCGCAACCGGATGGTCGTCGCGCTCTGGCATGCTCCGTGGCCGACCGTCCTGCGGGCGAGCGCCCGCACCCTCTTCCGCGGCCTGCGCGGGATGCTGTCCGGCACCAGCCGACGGGAGGCCCGGCTCGTCCTGGCAGCGTTCGCGGACGTCGTCGGGGCGCTCCCGTCGCACCTCGCGCGGCGGCTCCGCGAGTCGCGGCGCGCCTCCGTCCCCCGCCGCAGCGTGGACCCGGGCGCATGA
- a CDS encoding glycosyltransferase family 4 protein — MPQLTVLVDGTAVPRELGGVGRYVEGVVSHLTDPALDVHLVVRPVHAPHFAAVAPHATVHTAPGWTDSVPLRFLWEQTGLPALGRRLGAQVLHSPHYTFPFGWRGGSVVTLHDATFFSNPEWHSRLKRTFFTWWSRRSLRSRPVVIVPSAATATEAARVVTGIRADVRVAPLGVDRAVFHEPSTAAVEDARIAATLPEGAPWIAFLGTIEPRKNVTALLDAYATVRTSRAAAGADTPWLVLSGARGWDESAIARLDALQPDEHVIEAGYLPLEDLAGYLGGAEFVVYPSLGEGFGLPVVEAMASGACVLTTRRLSLPEVGGDAAVYTEPSADALASAMTRLLDDPSLVASHRAAALARAASFTWEATAAVHVGAYESVAGGTR, encoded by the coding sequence GTGCCGCAGCTCACCGTCCTCGTCGACGGGACCGCGGTACCGCGTGAACTCGGCGGTGTGGGTCGCTACGTCGAGGGGGTCGTGTCGCACCTGACCGACCCGGCGCTCGACGTCCACCTGGTGGTCCGCCCCGTGCACGCTCCGCACTTCGCCGCCGTCGCGCCGCACGCGACCGTGCACACCGCGCCGGGCTGGACCGACTCCGTGCCGCTCCGGTTCCTGTGGGAGCAGACGGGGCTGCCGGCACTCGGCCGCCGCCTCGGCGCGCAGGTGCTGCACTCCCCGCACTACACGTTCCCGTTCGGCTGGCGCGGCGGATCCGTCGTCACGCTGCACGACGCCACCTTCTTCTCGAACCCCGAGTGGCACTCGCGCCTGAAGCGCACGTTCTTCACCTGGTGGAGCCGTCGGTCCCTGCGCTCCCGCCCGGTCGTCATCGTGCCGAGCGCGGCCACCGCGACCGAGGCCGCCCGGGTCGTGACCGGCATCCGCGCCGACGTCCGGGTCGCACCCCTCGGCGTCGACCGGGCCGTGTTCCACGAGCCGTCCACCGCCGCGGTCGAAGACGCCCGGATCGCCGCGACCCTGCCCGAGGGGGCGCCCTGGATCGCGTTCCTCGGCACCATCGAACCGCGGAAGAACGTCACCGCGCTGCTGGACGCCTACGCCACGGTGCGGACGTCGCGTGCGGCCGCCGGCGCGGACACGCCGTGGCTGGTCCTGTCGGGCGCCCGGGGGTGGGACGAGTCCGCGATCGCTCGCCTCGACGCCCTGCAGCCCGACGAGCACGTGATCGAGGCCGGCTACCTGCCCCTCGAGGACCTGGCCGGCTACCTCGGCGGAGCGGAGTTCGTGGTGTACCCGTCACTCGGCGAGGGCTTCGGCCTGCCGGTGGTCGAGGCGATGGCCTCCGGCGCGTGCGTCCTGACCACGAGGCGGTTGTCGCTGCCCGAGGTCGGCGGCGATGCAGCCGTCTACACCGAGCCGTCCGCCGACGCGCTGGCGTCCGCGATGACGAGGCTGCTCGACGACCCGTCGCTCGTCGCGTCGCACCGGGCGGCCGCGCTGGCCCGGGCCGCTTCGTTCACGTGGGAGGCCACGGCAGCCGTGCACGTCGGTGCCTACGAGTCCGTCGCCGGGGGCACACGGTGA
- a CDS encoding glycosyltransferase family 2 protein, with translation MIRVAVLTVTYNTGETIRPFLASVAGASSEPVAVVIADNGSTDIDALRAIGESYGAVVVSSGGNRGYGGGIDAALSALDDVLPDVRPEFLLVTNPDVVLGEGSIDELVRAADRLPSGGSFGPRILDEQGETYPSARQLPSLRTGLGHAAFSRFWPANPWSQRYWSTTQVVEREAGWLSGACFLIRTSLFRELGGFDESYFMYFEDVDLGQRVGRSGRANVYVPTAVVTHTGAHSTSSNRRRMEIEHHRSAYRFLSRKYRAWWLWPLRVALHAGLSARARWVTRK, from the coding sequence GTGATCCGCGTCGCGGTGCTGACGGTCACCTACAACACCGGCGAGACCATCCGGCCGTTCCTGGCGAGCGTCGCCGGGGCCTCGTCGGAGCCGGTCGCCGTCGTGATCGCCGACAACGGCTCGACCGACATCGACGCACTCCGGGCCATCGGGGAGTCCTACGGCGCCGTCGTGGTGTCCTCCGGGGGCAACCGCGGCTACGGCGGGGGCATCGATGCCGCGCTGAGCGCCCTCGACGACGTGCTGCCCGACGTCCGGCCCGAGTTCCTGCTCGTCACGAACCCCGACGTCGTGCTCGGCGAGGGTTCGATCGACGAACTCGTGCGTGCCGCCGACCGGCTGCCGTCCGGCGGCTCGTTCGGCCCGCGGATCCTCGACGAGCAGGGCGAGACCTACCCGTCCGCACGCCAGCTGCCGTCACTCCGGACCGGCCTCGGTCACGCGGCGTTCTCGCGGTTCTGGCCGGCCAACCCGTGGAGCCAGCGGTACTGGTCCACCACGCAGGTCGTCGAGCGCGAGGCCGGCTGGCTGTCCGGAGCGTGCTTCCTCATCCGCACGTCGTTGTTCCGTGAACTCGGCGGCTTCGACGAGTCGTACTTCATGTACTTCGAGGACGTCGACCTGGGCCAGCGCGTCGGTCGCTCGGGTCGGGCGAACGTGTACGTGCCGACGGCCGTGGTCACCCACACCGGGGCGCACTCGACGTCGTCCAACCGGCGCCGGATGGAGATCGAGCACCACCGCAGCGCGTACCGGTTCCTGTCGCGGAAGTACCGGGCGTGGTGGCTCTGGCCGCTGCGGGTCGCCCTGCACGCGGGCCTCTCCGCCCGCGCCCGCTGGGTCACACGCAAGTAG
- a CDS encoding DUF805 domain-containing protein, with translation MHRDPEPWLGCGPIDAARRYWSGAFTFRRARASRAEFWWARAVDVLVVWLVVTFVPMATGIPDADDSMSTFQNTPGFLGIGQSVLSLNGSPDGWHVVAQGPPSQWVLFVWCVLTAIPNLALGARRLRDIGSPAWIALFGGFPLMDLFLLLGALRRSWLPTLRSDPDPEASDAEVPVAHRAA, from the coding sequence GTGCACCGCGACCCGGAACCCTGGCTCGGCTGCGGCCCGATCGACGCCGCCCGTCGCTACTGGTCGGGGGCGTTCACGTTCCGCCGTGCCCGTGCGAGCCGGGCCGAGTTCTGGTGGGCGCGCGCCGTCGACGTGCTCGTGGTCTGGCTCGTCGTGACGTTCGTGCCGATGGCCACCGGGATCCCGGACGCCGACGACTCGATGTCGACCTTCCAGAACACCCCCGGGTTCCTCGGGATCGGGCAGTCCGTCCTCAGCCTCAACGGCAGCCCCGACGGCTGGCACGTCGTCGCCCAGGGTCCGCCGTCGCAGTGGGTGCTGTTCGTGTGGTGCGTGCTGACGGCCATCCCGAACCTGGCACTCGGCGCGCGACGACTCCGCGACATCGGGTCGCCGGCGTGGATCGCGCTGTTCGGCGGCTTCCCGCTCATGGACCTGTTCCTGCTGCTCGGTGCCCTGCGCCGCAGTTGGCTCCCGACGCTCCGGTCGGACCCGGATCCGGAGGCTTCCGACGCCGAAGTCCCCGTCGCCCACCGCGCCGCGTAG
- a CDS encoding glycosyltransferase has translation MASGSGWFGRRRRDMTATGHPDREARPASATTTDVVRVAGFDDPLPHLDQDVTVLVTTRSDRHAEVARLVAVAREAFGRAADVRAVSYVADASPRDPFGRRLPWVRTVPVDGLGSAINAGLAAGVGRVLVLVDTSVTIDAAGLRALAETGVHRLVQASVRTADGSARNGALLIRPGALPWSDDRPFGTGGSVFGADQPVLAVPRAAIVPAPVLTDEQTTLVGWTHACAVRQRPQSGPTILVEDVGETVRLAEPGRTIDAATVDVFSSWRDARRDSVDGRGAAVSAGPPLPPWGARPVTPVRRTTSSATDPLTWSLKIAAPAGPEGDGWGDVHFAAELAGALERLGQRVRIDRRDAHVRDDDASDDVTLVIRGLDRVPPNPASVNLLWVISHPDDVSDTELRSFDAAFAAGPVWGATAAARSGVPVRTLLQATDPSVFRPAARSATSPDADRVVFVGSTRGAARPVVSDAVALRTDLRVHGPGWGALVPAESLGEASLTRAEVATAYASARVVLNDHWADMAAGGFVSNRVFDVLASGGVVVTDEVAGLPEVLDVPTLAAARSRDELAALLDPARVWPSAAERAAVASRIAAEHSFDARAAVLLEAARTERARLRA, from the coding sequence GTGGCGTCCGGTTCTGGGTGGTTCGGTCGGCGTCGTCGCGACATGACGGCGACCGGCCACCCCGACCGGGAGGCCCGTCCCGCGTCCGCGACGACGACCGACGTCGTCCGCGTGGCCGGCTTCGACGACCCCCTGCCGCACCTGGACCAGGACGTCACGGTCCTCGTCACGACCCGCTCGGACCGGCACGCCGAGGTCGCGCGCCTGGTCGCCGTCGCCCGCGAGGCCTTCGGACGCGCGGCTGACGTCCGCGCCGTGAGCTACGTCGCCGACGCCTCGCCGCGCGATCCGTTCGGTCGTCGGCTGCCGTGGGTGCGGACCGTGCCGGTCGACGGCCTCGGCTCGGCGATCAACGCCGGTCTCGCCGCCGGGGTCGGACGGGTCCTCGTGCTCGTCGACACCTCGGTGACGATCGACGCTGCCGGCCTCCGCGCGCTCGCCGAGACTGGAGTCCACCGCCTGGTGCAGGCCTCGGTGCGCACGGCGGACGGTTCGGCGCGGAACGGTGCACTGCTCATCCGTCCCGGCGCACTCCCGTGGTCGGACGACCGTCCGTTCGGCACGGGGGGCTCGGTGTTCGGTGCCGATCAACCCGTGCTCGCTGTGCCCCGGGCCGCGATCGTCCCTGCGCCCGTGCTCACGGACGAGCAGACGACGCTCGTCGGGTGGACGCACGCGTGCGCTGTGCGCCAGCGACCGCAGTCGGGTCCCACGATCCTGGTGGAGGACGTCGGTGAGACCGTCCGACTCGCTGAGCCCGGGCGGACGATCGACGCTGCCACCGTGGACGTGTTCTCGTCGTGGCGGGACGCGAGACGGGACTCGGTCGACGGCCGGGGCGCTGCGGTCTCCGCCGGGCCGCCGTTGCCGCCGTGGGGAGCACGACCCGTGACACCGGTCCGCCGGACGACCAGCAGCGCCACCGACCCGCTCACCTGGTCGCTGAAGATCGCCGCTCCCGCCGGGCCCGAGGGTGACGGCTGGGGCGACGTGCACTTCGCGGCGGAGCTGGCCGGGGCACTCGAACGGCTCGGGCAGCGCGTCCGGATCGACCGGCGTGACGCCCACGTGCGGGACGACGACGCCTCCGATGACGTGACGCTCGTGATCCGCGGGCTCGACCGGGTGCCGCCGAACCCGGCGTCCGTCAACCTGCTCTGGGTGATCAGCCACCCCGACGACGTCTCCGACACCGAGCTGCGGTCGTTCGACGCGGCCTTCGCTGCCGGTCCGGTCTGGGGTGCGACGGCTGCTGCGCGGTCGGGCGTGCCGGTGCGCACGCTCCTGCAGGCGACCGACCCGTCGGTGTTCCGTCCCGCAGCCCGTTCGGCGACGAGTCCGGACGCCGATCGCGTGGTGTTCGTCGGCTCGACCCGCGGCGCCGCGCGCCCGGTGGTCTCCGACGCGGTGGCGCTTCGAACGGACCTCCGCGTGCACGGGCCCGGCTGGGGAGCACTCGTCCCCGCGGAGTCACTCGGGGAAGCATCCCTGACCCGAGCCGAGGTCGCGACGGCCTACGCCTCGGCGCGCGTGGTGCTCAACGACCACTGGGCGGACATGGCGGCAGGTGGCTTCGTGTCGAACCGGGTGTTCGACGTGCTGGCGTCCGGGGGAGTCGTCGTCACCGACGAGGTCGCCGGGCTGCCCGAGGTGCTCGACGTCCCGACGCTCGCGGCCGCGCGTTCCCGTGACGAGCTCGCCGCGCTCCTCGACCCGGCGCGGGTGTGGCCGTCCGCTGCCGAACGGGCGGCGGTCGCGTCGCGCATCGCCGCGGAGCACTCCTTCGACGCCCGAGCTGCCGTGCTGCTCGAGGCCGCCCGTACCGAGCGCGCCCGCCTCCGCGCCTGA
- the rfbA gene encoding glucose-1-phosphate thymidylyltransferase RfbA, whose protein sequence is MKGIILAGGSGTRLWPITKGISKQLMPIYDKPMVYYPLSTLMMAGIREVLVITTPEYNEQFKALLGDGSAFGMEIQYAVQPSPDGLAQAFVIGEDFIGDDSVALVLGDNIFHGTGLGTNLRKNTEVDGATIFAYHVADPKAYGVVEFDDDFTAVSIEEKPAEPKSNYAVPGLYFYDNKVIEIAKTIEPSARGELEISTVNERYLEAGELGVQVLDRGTAWLDTGTFESMMQASEYVKVIEDRQGFKIGCIEEIAWRNGWIDDAQLAELAAPLVKGGYGVYLQRLLGA, encoded by the coding sequence ATGAAGGGCATCATCCTCGCCGGCGGTTCCGGCACGCGCCTCTGGCCGATCACCAAGGGCATCAGCAAGCAGCTCATGCCGATCTACGACAAGCCGATGGTCTACTACCCCCTGTCGACCCTGATGATGGCCGGCATCCGCGAAGTGCTCGTCATCACGACGCCGGAGTACAACGAGCAGTTCAAGGCCCTGCTCGGCGACGGCTCCGCCTTCGGCATGGAGATCCAGTACGCCGTCCAGCCGTCCCCGGACGGACTCGCGCAGGCCTTCGTCATCGGCGAGGACTTCATCGGCGACGACAGCGTCGCACTCGTCCTCGGCGACAACATCTTCCACGGCACCGGCCTCGGCACGAACCTGCGGAAGAACACCGAGGTCGACGGCGCGACGATCTTCGCGTACCACGTGGCCGACCCGAAGGCGTACGGCGTCGTGGAGTTCGACGACGACTTCACCGCCGTCTCCATCGAGGAGAAGCCGGCCGAGCCGAAGTCGAACTACGCCGTCCCCGGCCTGTACTTCTACGACAACAAGGTCATCGAGATCGCGAAGACGATCGAGCCGAGCGCACGCGGCGAGCTCGAGATCTCGACGGTCAACGAGCGCTACCTCGAGGCCGGCGAGCTCGGCGTCCAGGTCCTCGACCGTGGCACGGCCTGGCTCGACACCGGCACGTTCGAGTCGATGATGCAGGCGTCCGAGTACGTGAAGGTCATCGAGGACCGCCAGGGCTTCAAGATCGGCTGCATCGAGGAGATCGCCTGGCGCAACGGCTGGATCGACGACGCGCAGCTCGCCGAGCTCGCCGCACCGCTCGTCAAGGGCGGGTACGGCGTCTACCTCCAGCGGCTCCTCGGCGCCTAG
- a CDS encoding dTDP-4-dehydrorhamnose 3,5-epimerase family protein, with the protein MQIRELKIPGAWEFTPVQHGDARGAFLEAYRADVLEETVGHPLDLRQVNMSISSAGVARGIHYALVAPSQAKYVTAVRGAFIDYIVDIRVGSPTFGQWDSVRIDDVDRKAVYLSEGLGHAIVALEDQSTVNYLVSAHYNPEREKGITILDPTVGLELPDGIGEPVLSEKDTSAPTLEEAAAAGLLPTYEECVAYTESLRTTK; encoded by the coding sequence GTGCAGATCCGCGAACTGAAGATCCCCGGCGCGTGGGAGTTCACGCCCGTCCAGCACGGCGACGCACGAGGAGCATTCCTCGAGGCGTACCGGGCCGACGTCCTCGAGGAGACGGTCGGTCACCCGCTGGACCTCCGCCAGGTGAACATGTCGATCTCGTCGGCCGGCGTCGCGCGGGGCATCCACTACGCCCTCGTCGCCCCGAGCCAGGCGAAGTACGTCACCGCTGTCCGTGGCGCCTTCATCGACTACATCGTCGACATCCGCGTCGGTTCGCCGACCTTCGGGCAGTGGGACTCGGTCCGCATCGACGACGTCGACCGCAAGGCCGTGTACCTGTCCGAGGGCCTCGGCCACGCGATCGTCGCGCTCGAGGACCAGTCCACCGTGAACTACCTGGTCAGCGCGCACTACAACCCGGAGCGCGAGAAGGGGATCACGATCCTCGACCCGACCGTCGGGCTGGAACTGCCGGACGGCATCGGTGAGCCGGTGCTCTCCGAGAAGGACACGAGCGCCCCGACGCTCGAAGAGGCCGCGGCCGCCGGTCTGCTGCCGACGTACGAGGAGTGCGTGGCCTACACCGAGTCCCTCCGCACGACGAAGTAA
- a CDS encoding glycosyltransferase family 2 protein, with translation MKLFVQIPCLNEENTLASVIDSIPREIDGIDEIEILVINDGSTDRTVEVAKEHGVKHFVHHTTNMGLARSFRDGVDYALLHGADIVVNTDGDNQYPQAQIAELVQPILRKEAEIVIGDRQTRTIEHFSGFKKLMQRFGSWVASRAAGLDLPDAASGFRAYSKYSLIRLNIVTRFSYCMETIVQAGYKRLAIASVPITTNPKTRESRLFSNIFQHMFESGSAIARVYLMYRPMALFAWVSVVLGGLGLWPLVRYLVLLAMQTPGNHLQSIILGVVLLITALLSIVIGVVADLTRLNRTLAEEQLDLQKLQRYGD, from the coding sequence GTGAAGCTATTCGTCCAGATCCCCTGCCTCAACGAGGAGAACACCCTCGCCAGCGTCATCGACTCGATCCCGCGTGAGATCGACGGCATCGACGAGATCGAGATCCTGGTCATCAACGACGGCAGCACCGACCGCACCGTCGAGGTCGCCAAGGAACACGGCGTCAAGCACTTCGTGCACCACACCACCAACATGGGGCTCGCCCGGTCGTTCCGCGACGGCGTCGACTACGCCCTGCTGCACGGTGCCGACATCGTCGTCAACACCGACGGCGACAACCAGTACCCGCAGGCGCAGATCGCCGAGCTCGTCCAGCCGATCCTGCGCAAGGAGGCCGAGATCGTCATCGGCGACCGGCAGACCCGCACGATCGAGCACTTCTCCGGCTTCAAGAAGCTCATGCAGCGCTTCGGGTCGTGGGTCGCCAGCCGCGCCGCAGGACTCGACCTGCCCGACGCCGCGAGCGGCTTCCGCGCCTACTCGAAGTACTCGCTGATCCGCCTGAACATCGTGACGCGCTTCAGCTACTGCATGGAGACCATCGTGCAGGCCGGCTACAAGCGCCTGGCGATCGCATCGGTGCCGATCACGACGAACCCGAAGACGCGCGAGTCCCGGCTGTTCAGCAACATCTTCCAGCACATGTTCGAGTCCGGTTCGGCGATCGCCCGCGTCTACCTGATGTACCGGCCGATGGCGCTGTTCGCCTGGGTCAGCGTGGTCCTGGGCGGGCTCGGGCTGTGGCCGCTCGTCCGCTACCTGGTGCTGCTCGCGATGCAGACCCCCGGCAACCACCTGCAGTCGATCATCCTCGGTGTGGTGCTGCTCATCACGGCGCTGCTCTCCATCGTGATCGGCGTCGTCGCCGACCTCACCCGCCTCAACCGCACGCTGGCCGAGGAGCAGCTCGACCTGCAGAAACTGCAGCGGTATGGCGACTGA